The Coccidioides posadasii str. Silveira chromosome 3, complete sequence genome contains a region encoding:
- a CDS encoding uncharacterized protein (EggNog:ENOG410PJ5D~COG:I~BUSCO:3286at33183): MSILQVTLCASDGSGNGGSISGQPGEDTLDHTVRPFQTSNTQLPTINAENVGDPTSDTRKIRQHRASIGGKKVIARTLPHASSSSLNSLSSQMASSKLDGANPSAEDTDPGARSSDESRQGQYSLFLQVFSWLQNERTKLATRRQKVGDEHGSAEAPDSNTSESRTDDMEFALDQLERILAQYSSSRENIRPRGSMTPKQRAAAVKKLRRGSHSDSDYTDTDQGVPGADVTLDNSKALLYSGGEADSDVDALEVKPSAKDRENWLKFKFEVVRLVHTLGLKGWRRVPLEVSGEVEVVRLSGALTNAVYVVSPPKKLPMAQRSETSLPSVPRKPPPKLLLRVYGPQVEHLIDRERELQILRRLGKRNIGPRVLGTFNNGRFEQYFHAKPLNTKELRVPETSKQISKRMRELHDGIDLLPEERESGPSLWKNWDKWVGRCEKVTTWLDQEILNGNNSSKASNEPWRSRGFVCCVPWQSFRAVVDRYRKWLEEHFGGAGEISKRLVFAHNDTQYGNLLRLQPSEESPLLLPANEHKQLIVIDFEYASANMRGVEFANHFTEWCYNYHDAERPWACHTNWYPTQEEQERFIRAYLRHQSRLTAQPADISTPPATHPSVSVTRPTYTSSPRVPPFLLDTYVPGVSPPLTDYENRDPAEEAEVQQLLHETRLWRVANSVQWIAWGIVQAHVPGMNIALSKQDTANIPAPGSSVPSEPEKSDEQQSTDYAQEVNHEQVKQEVEAEEAADEFDYLAYAQDRALFFWSDLLALGFIKEEELPADMIEDIKKRVIDY, from the exons ATGTCCATACTGCAGGTCACACTGTGTGCTAGTGACGGGAGTGGGAATGGAGGAAGCATCAGTGGTCAACCTGGTGAGGACACATTGG ATCACACTGTCAGGCCTTTCCAAACGTCCAATACGCAATTGCCAACAATAAATGCGGAGAATGTGGGCGACCCCACGTCCGACACCCGGAAGATAAGGCAACATCGTGCCAGCATTGGCGGGAAGAAGGTAATAGCGCGGACATTGCCACacgcttcttcttcatctctgAACTCCCTTAGCAGTCAAATGGCCAGCTCAAAGCTAGACGGGGCCAACCCAAGCGCCGAGGATACAGATCCAGGCGCACGAAGCTCTGATGAATCCCGTCAGGGCCAGTACTCGCTCTTCCTGCAAGTATTCAGCTGGCTGCAGAACGAAAGGACCAAGCTGGCTACTCGAAGGCAGAAAGTTGGAGATGAACATGGGTCCGCGGAAGCGCCGGATTCGAACACTTCCGAGTCTAGAACGGATGACATGGAGTTCGCCCTGGACCAGCTTGAGCGTATACTGGCACAATACTCGAGTTCTCGGGAGAATATTCGTCCTAGAGGTTCAATGACACCGAAGCAACGGGCAGCAGCAGTCAAGAAACTACGACGAGGATCCCATTCCGATTCTGACTACACGGACACTGATCAAGGTGTACCTGGCGCCGATGTTACCTTGGATAATTCCAAGGCACTTCTCTATTCCGGCGGCGAGGCGGATAGTGACGTCGACGCTCTCGAAGTTAAGCCCTCAGCTAAGGATCGCGAGAACTGGCTGAAATTTAAATTCGAAGTCGTCCGTTTGGTTCATACATTAGGGCTCAAGGGTTGGAGAAGGGTACCCTTGGAGGTCAGCGGCGAAGTAGAAGTCGTGCGCCTAAGCGGAGCATTGACCAATGCTGTTTACGTCGTTTCACCGCCCAAAAAACTTCCGATGGCTCAAAGATCAGAGACGTCGTTGCCATCAGTGCCGCGAAAACCTCCACC GAAGCTTCTCCTCCGTGTTTATGGGCCTCAGGTGGAACACCTTATCGACAGAGAGCGCGAGCTGCAGATTCTCCGTCGTTTAGGAAAGAGGAATATCGGACCCCGTGTTTTGGGTACTTTCAACAACGGACGTTTCGAACAGTATTTCCATGCAAAACCTCTGAACACTAAAGAACTACGTGTTCCCGAGACCTCCAAGCAAATCTCAAAACGCATGAGAGAGCTTCATGACGGCATCGATCTACTCCCAGAAGAGCGAGAGAGTGGACCCTCCTTGTGGAAAAACTGGGATAAATGGGTCGGACGCTGTGAGAAGGTTACTACCTGGCTGGATCAAGAGATCCTGAATGGTAATAATAGCTCAAAGGCTTCCAATGAGCCCTGGAGATCGCGCGGTTTCGTCTGCTGCGTTCCATGGCAGAGCTTCCGGGCCGTGGTGGATAGGTATCGGAAATGGCTGGAAGAACATTTTGGCGGCGCAGGGGAGATTTCCAAACGGCTGGTATTTGCGCACAACGAT ACACAATATGGCAACCTTCTCCGACTACAACCTAGCGAAGAGTCACCGCTGTTGCTCCCCGCCAACGAACATAAGCAGCTGATTGTCATTGACTTTGAGTATGCATCCGCTAACATGCGTGGTGTCGAGTTTGCGAATCATTTT ACCGAGTGGTGTTATAATTATCATGACGCAGAACGTCCATGGGCATGCCATACAAATTGGTATCCCACCCAGGAAGAACAGGAACGGTTCATCCGGGCATATCTGCGTCACCAATCCCGTCTGACAGCTCAACCTGCGGACATCTCCACTCCACCTGCAACCCACCCATCTGTTTCAGTTACCCGACCAACTTACACTAGCAGCCCGCGTGTACCCCCATTCCTTCTTGATACTTACGTTCCTGGAGTGAGCCCGCCTCTCACAGATTACGAGAATCGTGATCCAGCCGAAGAAGCTGAAGtgcagcagcttctccacgAGACACGTTTGTGGCGGGTTGCGAACTCAGTGCAGTGGATAGCATGGGGAATCGTGCAAGCACATGTCCCCGGAATGAATATAGCTCTTTCTAAACAGGACACCGCAAATATTCCGGCTCCTGGAAGCTCTGTTCCTAGCGAACCAGAGAAGAGCGATGAGCAGCAATCGACCGATTATGCTCAGGAGGTTAATCATGAACAGGTGAAGCAAGAAGTCGAGGCTGAAGAGGCGGCTGATGAGTTCGACTATCTCGCCTACGCGCAGGATCGGGCTCTTTTTTTCTGGTCCGATCTACTGGCATTGGGATTCATAAAGGAGGAAGAATTACCGGCGGACATGATagaagatatcaagaaaCGGGTGATTGATTATTAA
- a CDS encoding uncharacterized protein (EggNog:ENOG410PRV1): MRGSSDLQRYLLFIPKSSLLVSSLSIDNVNTDATAPPQAARFILRIPRFESAQVENQIATLSFLKQRTQIPIPEIVLFDLTPENAIDSPYTVQLRISGLDLQTGYQTLSHAQRCSFVRQFARVWLDLQAVISPIAGHVYIPREDLSVGFPAPLGQIKVSHLRLESPGEASEAIMNTLKTQNPLDMLLFQFRRWSDLHRKSAPNSRIIPNYFTKLGTVAEEMDARGCFGESDMVLCHTDLSPRNIMVEAAPDGSLRICGILDWDEAVFGPRVMSCAPPSWIWQWCEDGEEDEATARLEPQDPQLRELKSIFEEEVGQDLLNLAYLPHHRLARRLCDFVLYEISCKEHMDNADRLSAEWQQLKLKMEGAQG; this comes from the exons ATGAGAGGCTCCTCAGATCTCCAGCGCTATCTGCTTTTTATCCCCAAGAGCTCTCTTCTCGTGTCAA GTTTGTCAATCGACAATGTCAACACCGATGCTACAGCACCACCACAGGCTGCCCGTTTCATTCTTCGCATCCCGCGATTTGAAAGCGCTCAGGTCGAGAATCAGATCGCCACTCTTAGCTTTCTCAAACAGCGGACGCAAATACCCATTCCGGAAATTGTTCTATTTGATCTGACGCCAGAGAATGCGATTGACAGCCCGTATACGGTTCAGTTGCGGATCTCGGGTCTTGACTTGCAAACAGGTTATCAAACACTGTCCCACGCGCAGCGTTGCTCCTTTGTGCGTCAGTTCGCCCGCGTGTGGTTGGATCTTCAGGCCGTGATAAGCCCTATTGCGGGGCATGTCTATATACCACGTGAGGACTTAAGTGTGGGGTTTCCGGCTCCCTTAGGCCAAATCAAAGTTTCTCATTTGCGGCTTGAATCTCCGGGAGAGGCATCTGAGGCGATTATGAATACGCTCAAGACACAAAATCCCCTAGATATGCTCCTTTTCCAGTTCAGACGATGGAGCGACCTTCACAGGAAGTCCGCGCCCAATAGCCGCATTATACCAAACTATTTCACCAAGCTTGGGACTGTTGCGGAGGAGATGGATGCGCGCGGTTGTTTTGGTGAGAGCGACATGGTGCTTTGCCACACAGATCTCAGCCCGCGGAACATTATGGTCGAAGCTGCCCCGGACGGCTCACTCCGAATATGTGGCATTCTGGATTGGGACGAGGCTGTATTTGGTCCGCGAGTTATGTCATGTGCCCCTCCTTCATGGATATGGCAGTGGTGCGAAGACGGAGAGGAAGACGAGGCGACTGCTAGGCTTGAGCCTCAGGATCCTCAACTCCGCGAGTTAAAGTCGATCTTCGAGGAGGAAGTCGGGCAGGACTTGCTAAACCTTGCATATCTTCCCCACCACCGGCTCGCTCGAAGGCTATGTGACTTTGTACTGTATGAAATCAGTTGCAAAGAACACATGGACAACGCTGATAGGCTCTCGGCGGAATGGCAGCAGCTAAAACTGAAGATGGAGGGTGCGCAAGGCTAG